In the Williamwhitmania sp. genome, one interval contains:
- a CDS encoding dihydroorotate dehydrogenase-like protein → MADLSTTYLGLKLKNPIIVASSGLTDSIDGIVRFEQHGAAAVVLKSLFEEQIQMDVDSQRMNNSFDTYTDVENYIGFYTKRHNLSNYTTLIKEAKQKVNIPIIASVNCVSSEEWPSFAKQIEDAGADALELNMFIMPSDSSVTGREIEQVYLDIIEKVKQQVSIPLALKVHHYFSGFANFAEELSNTGIGGLVLFNRFYQPDVDLDSEKIVSSHIYSYPEENAMVIRWLGILAGKINCDLAATTGIHDGKTVLKNLLVGAKAVEISSVIYKKGAQVIEEMLAEMNKWLDEHSYASVSSIVGKLKQSELIKPMVYERAQFMRYFSDAK, encoded by the coding sequence ATGGCTGACCTAAGTACCACATACCTTGGCCTGAAGCTAAAAAATCCCATTATTGTGGCAAGCTCGGGACTTACCGACTCCATCGATGGGATAGTAAGGTTTGAGCAGCATGGAGCTGCAGCCGTGGTTCTCAAATCGCTTTTTGAGGAGCAGATTCAAATGGACGTTGACTCCCAGCGGATGAACAACAGCTTCGACACTTACACCGATGTGGAGAACTACATTGGCTTCTACACCAAACGGCACAACCTAAGCAACTATACCACGCTTATCAAGGAGGCGAAGCAGAAGGTAAACATCCCCATTATAGCCAGCGTCAACTGCGTATCAAGCGAGGAGTGGCCCAGCTTTGCCAAGCAAATTGAAGATGCTGGTGCCGATGCGCTAGAGCTGAACATGTTCATCATGCCCTCCGACTCCAGCGTTACCGGAAGGGAGATTGAGCAGGTTTACCTCGACATTATCGAAAAGGTAAAGCAGCAGGTATCCATTCCACTAGCGCTGAAGGTTCACCACTACTTCTCCGGCTTTGCCAACTTTGCTGAGGAGCTCTCCAACACTGGCATTGGTGGACTGGTACTATTTAACCGGTTCTACCAACCCGACGTTGACCTCGACAGCGAGAAGATTGTGTCATCGCACATCTACAGCTACCCGGAGGAGAACGCCATGGTGATTCGCTGGCTTGGAATTCTGGCAGGAAAAATCAACTGCGACCTAGCTGCCACAACGGGCATTCACGATGGGAAAACGGTGCTTAAGAACTTGCTTGTAGGTGCCAAGGCCGTTGAAATTTCCTCGGTGATTTACAAAAAGGGAGCACAGGTGATTGAGGAGATGCTTGCCGAAATGAACAAGTGGCTTGACGAGCACAGCTACGCCTCCGTTTCATCGATAGTCGGAAAGCTAAAGCAATCGGAACTCATAAAGCCAATGGTTTATGAGCGTGCCCAGTTTATGCGCTACTTCTCCGATGCAAAGTAA
- a CDS encoding YifB family Mg chelatase-like AAA ATPase — protein sequence MLVKTFGSAVYGIKATTITIEVNIGQGINFFIVGLPDNAVKESHQRMLSAIQTCGFHWPGKRIVINMAPADIRKEGSAYDLPLAVGILAATDQVKAQHLEEFVIMGELSLDGSIHPIKGVLPIAINARDDGFKGLILPKANAREAAVVAGLEVYGVEDIRQVVDFLSDRGSIEPTIVDTEEEFATHANSYDVDFSDVKGQENVKRALEIAAAGGHNIIMVGPPGAGKTMLAKRLPTIIPPLTLEEALETTKIHSVAGKIDGNTSLMTRRPYRSPHHTISDVALVGGGTFPQPGEISLAHNGVLFLDELPEFKRTVLEVMRQPLEDRMITISRAKFTVEYPANFMLVASMNPCPCGYYNHPDRECVCSPGVVQKYLNKISGPLLDRIDIHIEVVPVPFEKLYEGRLSESSTQIRERVVKARKVQEQRYATYKGIHCNALLSSKLLRKYCSPDEAGAALLKNAMVRLGLSARAYDRILKVSRTIADLEGCESIEAAHVAEAIQYRSLDRENWAG from the coding sequence ATGTTGGTAAAAACCTTTGGTAGCGCCGTGTATGGCATTAAGGCTACCACCATCACCATTGAGGTAAACATAGGGCAGGGGATAAACTTCTTCATTGTTGGGCTACCCGACAACGCGGTTAAGGAGAGCCACCAGCGTATGCTTTCGGCCATCCAAACCTGTGGCTTTCACTGGCCTGGCAAGCGCATCGTTATCAATATGGCACCCGCCGATATTAGGAAGGAGGGTTCTGCCTACGATTTACCCCTTGCCGTTGGTATTCTTGCCGCAACGGACCAGGTAAAGGCGCAACACCTCGAGGAGTTTGTCATCATGGGCGAACTCTCGCTCGATGGCAGCATCCATCCAATTAAGGGCGTGCTACCCATCGCCATCAACGCTCGTGACGATGGATTTAAAGGACTTATTCTTCCTAAAGCCAATGCTCGAGAGGCAGCGGTGGTAGCCGGTTTGGAGGTTTATGGGGTGGAAGATATACGGCAGGTGGTGGATTTTCTCAGCGACCGTGGTTCAATAGAACCAACCATAGTGGATACCGAGGAGGAGTTTGCCACCCACGCCAACAGCTACGACGTCGATTTTTCGGATGTCAAAGGTCAGGAGAACGTGAAGCGTGCCTTGGAAATTGCCGCCGCTGGTGGCCACAACATCATCATGGTTGGCCCTCCCGGTGCTGGAAAAACCATGCTGGCGAAGAGGCTTCCAACCATCATTCCACCATTAACGCTCGAAGAGGCGCTCGAAACCACCAAGATACATTCGGTTGCAGGAAAAATTGATGGTAACACATCCCTTATGACTCGCCGTCCATATAGGTCACCTCATCATACCATTTCTGACGTTGCTCTAGTTGGTGGAGGTACCTTTCCTCAACCGGGTGAAATTTCGTTGGCTCACAACGGCGTTCTTTTTCTCGACGAGCTGCCGGAGTTTAAGCGCACCGTGCTGGAGGTGATGCGTCAGCCGTTGGAGGATAGGATGATTACCATTTCTCGCGCTAAGTTTACCGTGGAGTATCCGGCCAACTTTATGCTGGTAGCCTCCATGAATCCTTGTCCCTGCGGCTACTACAACCATCCAGACAGGGAGTGCGTTTGCTCGCCGGGTGTGGTGCAGAAGTATTTGAACAAGATTTCGGGGCCGCTTCTCGACCGAATCGATATCCACATTGAGGTGGTGCCAGTTCCTTTTGAGAAGCTCTACGAAGGAAGGCTTTCGGAATCGAGCACGCAGATTCGCGAGCGGGTGGTTAAGGCGCGTAAGGTGCAGGAGCAGCGCTATGCCACGTATAAGGGAATTCACTGCAATGCCCTTCTCTCCTCTAAGTTGCTGCGAAAGTATTGCTCCCCCGATGAGGCAGGAGCAGCCCTACTGAAGAATGCAATGGTAAGGCTTGGCCTCTCGGCACGGGCCTACGACCGTATTCTCAAGGTGTCGCGTACCATTGCCGATCTTGAGGGTTGTGAGTCAATTGAAGCCGCCCACGTGGCCGAGGCTATCCAATACAGAAGCCTCGACCGTGAGAATTGGGCAGGTTAG